CTTCACCGCCTCCATCGCGGGAGGGTCCCCCGCGCGCTGGGCGGCGATCGCCGCGCCGATCGCCTCGCCCGCCGGTGCCGCGAGGACGATCGGGAGGAGGAGATGGACGACCATGCGGGCACGGTGCCGGGCCCCGTCCTCCGGATCAACCCGGACGCCGCGGGCGGCGTCCTCCCTGCAGCCAACCCCCGGCCGACCTCGTGGCGGGATCGCTTCCGTTCTCCGTAGTAGCGGATCGAGGACCATGAAGGAGGCCCCCATGCTCAAGAGGATCTCGTTCTTCATCTACGGCACGATCGCCTACGCGATCTTCTTCGGCACGTTCCTGTACGCGTGCGGCTGGGTGGGCGGTTTCCTGACCCCCACCCGCCTCGACGGTCCCGCGACCGAGCCCCTCGGCAAGGCGCTCGCGATCGACCTGGCCCTGCTCGCGCTCTTCGCGGTGCAGCACAGCGTCATGGCCCGGAAGGGGTTCAAGACGTGGTGGACCCGCTTCGTGCCCCAGGCGATCGAGCGGTCGACCTACACGCTGTTCTCCAGCCTCGCCCTGATCCTGATGTTCTGGCAGTGGCGGCCGCTGGGCGGCGTGATCTGGAACGTCGAGGCGACCGCGGGCCGTGCGGCCCTCTACGGCCTCTTCGCGTTCGGGTGGGGGCTCGTGCTGCTCTCGACCTTCCTGATCCACCACTTCGACCTGTTCGGGCTGCGCCAGGTGTGGCTGTTCCTCCTCGGCCGCCCGTACCAGCCGCTCCGCTTCGCGACCCCGGGGCCGTACCGGATGGTCCGGCACCCGCTGTACCTCGGGTGGTTGTTCGCCTTCTGGATGACCCCGACGATGACCGCGGCCCACCTCGTCTTCGCGATCGCGACGACGGCGTACATCCTCCTCGCGATCCGCTTCGAGGAGCGGGACCTCGTCCACGAACACGGGGCGCTCTACGAGGAGTACCGCCGCCGCGTGCCCATGATCGTGCCGGCGTTCCGGCAGGCGGAGCGCTGACCATGACACTCCGGCCGATCGACGTGCTCCGCCGCAGGATCGAGGCGCAGGGATTCTGCGGCTACGACGACGCGGCGATCTCGGAGTTCGGCCCTTGGCTGCGCCTGACCACGGGCCTGTGCGCGGCGTGGGCGGCGGCGGCGACCGCGGACGGCTCGGTCTACGGATTGTGGCTGCTCGCGGTCGTCGCGCTGCTCGGCGCCGCATTCCCCCACCACCCGTTCGACGCGATTCACGACCTGGCGATCCGGCGGTGGACCCATGCGCGGCCGCTGCCTCCCAACGGCATCCCGCGGCGGTTCGGCTGCGCGGTGGCGGCCGCGTGGCTCCTGGCGGCGGGCGCGGCCTTTCGACTCGACGCCCCGGCGTCTGGCTACGGCCTCGGCTTCTCGCTCGTCGGCGCCGCGCTGGTGCCGACGCTCACCGACTTCTGCATCTCGTCGTGGCTCTTCGGGAGGTTGTTCGGCGCCCCCTGCCGCGCCCGTTCGAGCGCTTTCCTCGAACGCACCACGTCGGGGTGCTGATCGGAGAACGCCTTCGACGCGAGCCGCTCGGCCTCGACGGCGAGCCGCTCGGCCTCGTCGCGATTCCCCTGCGCGAGTCGCACGGCCGAGAGGCACACGAGCGTGTGGGAGAAGGCGGGGTGCCCCTCGCCCAGGGACTTGCGACGCAGCGCCATCGAGCGATCGAGTAGCTCCTCGGCCTCCTCCGTCCGGCCCTGGGCGAGCACGGTTTCGGCGAGGTAGTCGAGGAAGTCCGCGATCTCGGGGTTCCCGGGGCTGAGCGCCTCCGTCTCGGCCATCGCCGCACGCAGCCCCGCCTCCGCCTCGGCGAACCGGCCGCGCGCCTGGGCCGCGAGCGCGATGCCGTACCGGGCGCGGATGCCGTCCACGAGCCCCGCGCCGCCGACCGCTTCCATCGCGGCCAACGCGCGCCGGAAATAACCTTCGGACCGGTCGGTCCGGCCGAGTTGCCGCTCGAGCTCGCCGAGGCAGTTGAGGCACCACGCGACGCGCTCGCCTTTCGGCCCGGAGGCGGCCTCGAAGATCGCGAGCGACCGGTCGAGCTCCTTCCGCGCCTTCGTCGCCTCGCCGGTGGCGAGGTGCAGCGCGGCGAGGTTGGTGTACCCCTCCGCGGTCTCCGGGTGGTCCGGGCCGAAGAGGCGCTCCTTCATCTCCGCGGCACGCCGGTAGGCCGCCTCGCACTCGGCATAACGCCCCTGCCGGCCGTACACTCCTCCGAGGTTCGTGAGGGCCGTGGCGAGCAGGTTGTGGGGGTCGCCGAAGACCTTCTCCTGGATCTCGACCGCGCGCCGCGCGAAGGCGGCGGACTCGTCGTCCCGCCCGAGGCGGCCCAGACACGCGGCGAGGGTCGTCGTCGTCTTGGCGACCTCGTAGTGATCGCGACCGAGGGTCCGCTCCCGGATCTCGAGCGCCTTCCGGAGCGCGGGTTCCGCCTCCGCGTACCGCCCCTGCCGGAGCAGGCAGGTGGCGATCCCGTTCCAGGCCGACGCCACGGACGGGTGGTCCGCGCCGCGTTGCCGCACGAAGGCGTCGAGCGCCGCCCGGTAGAGCGCCTCCGCCTCCGCATAACGCTCGGCGCGACGGACGACGTCCGCGAGGTCGTGGCGGACGTCGAAGACCTCGACGTGATCCGGCCCGAGCGCCGCACCCAGGATCCGCTCCGCCTCCCGGAAGCTCGCCTCGGCGGCGACGTCGTCGCGCATCACGGCCTGGGCGCGCGCGAGGGCGTGGAGGGCCCGGGCCGTGTCGGGGTCGGAAGGACCGAGAAGCCGGCGCCGCGTCTCGACCGCGTCCTCGAGGAGCTCGCGCGCCTCCCGACCCGAGCCCCGCTTCGTGTAGATGTCGCCGATGACGATCTCGAGGCGGGCCCGGACCAGCGGCTCGCCGGCCAGCTCCTCCCGGATCTTGCGGCGTCCCCGCTCGAGGAATTCGCGGGCCACCGCGTCGTTCCCGCGCTCGGTGGCGGGATCCGCGGCCTCGAACAACCCGGCCAGGTACGCGGCGACCCGCTCGGCGGTCCGCGCCTGCTCGATCGCGGCGCGCTCCGCGTGCCGGGCGCGCACCGCCTGCCACGTCGCCGCCGCCGCCCCGGCGAACAGCGCGAGCGCCACCGCGACCGCGGCGGCGACCGCGATGCGATGGCGCTGGATCAGCTTCGACAGGCGGTAGGTCGCGCTCGGCGGGCCCGCGACGACCGGCTCGTGCCGCAGGTGCCGCCGCAGGTCGTCGGCGAGGTCGTGGGGAGAGGAGTACCGCCGCCCGCGGTCCTTCTCGAGGGCCTTCGTGACGATCCAGTCGAGATCGCCACGCAGGCGCCTCGCGACGGCGGGGTCGGCGGCGCGGCGGCTCGGCCTGGGAGGATCGACCTCACGGATCCGGCGGAGCATCTCCGGGACCGAGGGGCGGCCGGAGGCCGTGTCCTCGAAGGGCCGGGTCTGCGTCAGCAGCTCGAACAACATCGCCCCGAGCGCGTAGACGTCGGCGCGCGTGTCGACGTCGTCTCCCGCGGCCTGTTCCGGGCTCATGTAGTCCGGCGTGCCGACGATCTGGCCGTGCTCGGTGAGCAGGGTGCGTTCGGACCCGGACGGGTCGACCGCGCGCGCGATGCCGAAGTCGATGATCTTCGGAACGACGCGGCCGGGAGTCTCGGACACCAGGACGTTCGACGGCTTCAGGTCCCGGTGGATGACCCCCTTGTGGTGGGCGTGCTCGACCCCGTCGCAGACGTCGAGGAACATCCGCAGGCGCTCGTCGATCCCGAGACCGAGCCGCCGCGCGTGCAACGTGATCGGTTCGCCGTCGACGAACTCCATGACGAAGAACGGGCGCCCGTCGCCGGAGGTCCCCGCGTCGTAGACCTGCGCGATGTTCGGGTGGCTCATCCGGGCGAGCGCCTGACGCTCCGACTCGAAGCGGGAGATCACCGCGGCGGACTCCAGCCCGCGGCGGACGAGCTTCACGGCGACGCGCCGGCGTACCGGGTGCGTCTGCTCGGCCTCCCAGACCTCGCCCATTCCCCCTTCCCCGATGCGCCGGATCCAGCGGTACCCTTCGAGGGCGACCGGGGGCGCGACCTCCCCGAGCGCGCCGAGGACCTCCTCGCGCAGCGCCCCCGCCTCCGGCAGGAACGCGTCGGCCGAGTCGGCGTGGCTGAGCAGGCGCGCCACGCGGG
The Candidatus Polarisedimenticolaceae bacterium genome window above contains:
- a CDS encoding isoprenylcysteine carboxylmethyltransferase family protein; protein product: MLKRISFFIYGTIAYAIFFGTFLYACGWVGGFLTPTRLDGPATEPLGKALAIDLALLALFAVQHSVMARKGFKTWWTRFVPQAIERSTYTLFSSLALILMFWQWRPLGGVIWNVEATAGRAALYGLFAFGWGLVLLSTFLIHHFDLFGLRQVWLFLLGRPYQPLRFATPGPYRMVRHPLYLGWLFAFWMTPTMTAAHLVFAIATTAYILLAIRFEERDLVHEHGALYEEYRRRVPMIVPAFRQAER
- a CDS encoding DUF4395 family protein, with product MTLRPIDVLRRRIEAQGFCGYDDAAISEFGPWLRLTTGLCAAWAAAATADGSVYGLWLLAVVALLGAAFPHHPFDAIHDLAIRRWTHARPLPPNGIPRRFGCAVAAAWLLAAGAAFRLDAPASGYGLGFSLVGAALVPTLTDFCISSWLFGRLFGAPCRARSSAFLERTTSGC